From Sporosarcina sp. FSL W7-1349, a single genomic window includes:
- a CDS encoding aldehyde dehydrogenase family protein, with protein MKINLLINNVEIETENYSEVNDPGRLTDVVGHVAIGKAQHVEQAVKAAHEAFLLWRNVSLTERIRLCLKAADRLEAESSSLAKIISKENGMLLETTKAEIHVAATGIRNVASLAESALKSEYIEDGMSWVQVEKRPMGVIAGIVPWNAPMILTMQKLAPVLIAGNTIVFKPSPFAAMGVSIALKKISEIFPPGVINVVHGDADVGSALTTHPLIRKISFTGGGETAKHVMKAAADALKSIHLELGGNDAAIILHDVDLDEVVPKIASAVFRRSGQYCYAIKRIYVPSNLYKQFCEKMCVLTDEYKIGHQLNKEANFGPINNKRQFENIKDLINRIKSSNAKMIELGKKLEPENWDNGYYLRPIIVTNPEPDDEIVRCEQFGPIIPIISYESEEEVIRMVNDTEYGLGSSIWSTDEEKALKIAREIEAGMTFINGAGQTSLGYKYMPFGGIKQSGIGRENSKMAFDEYIEIHAINLHKRE; from the coding sequence ATGAAAATTAATTTACTTATTAATAATGTTGAGATCGAGACAGAAAACTATTCTGAAGTAAATGATCCAGGGCGTCTCACTGATGTGGTTGGACACGTTGCAATAGGAAAAGCGCAGCACGTTGAACAAGCCGTGAAAGCAGCACATGAAGCTTTCTTATTATGGCGGAATGTCTCTTTAACAGAACGTATTAGACTATGTTTAAAAGCAGCAGATAGATTGGAAGCTGAAAGTTCATCATTGGCAAAAATAATTTCAAAAGAAAATGGAATGCTATTGGAGACGACTAAAGCGGAGATTCATGTTGCCGCAACGGGAATTAGAAATGTTGCAAGTTTAGCAGAATCTGCATTGAAATCAGAATATATAGAAGACGGGATGAGTTGGGTTCAGGTAGAAAAAAGACCAATGGGAGTAATCGCGGGCATTGTTCCATGGAATGCGCCTATGATTCTAACAATGCAAAAGCTCGCACCAGTATTAATTGCAGGTAATACGATTGTGTTCAAGCCATCGCCATTTGCTGCAATGGGCGTATCGATAGCCCTGAAGAAAATATCTGAAATATTTCCCCCTGGGGTTATTAATGTTGTACATGGTGATGCAGATGTTGGTTCAGCATTAACAACACATCCACTCATTAGAAAAATATCTTTTACAGGAGGAGGGGAAACTGCGAAGCATGTTATGAAAGCCGCCGCAGACGCATTAAAAAGTATTCACCTTGAGTTGGGAGGAAATGACGCTGCCATCATCTTACATGATGTTGATTTAGATGAGGTCGTTCCAAAAATTGCAAGTGCAGTATTTAGACGATCAGGGCAGTATTGTTATGCAATTAAAAGAATTTATGTGCCAAGTAATTTATACAAGCAGTTTTGCGAAAAGATGTGTGTACTGACAGATGAATATAAAATTGGCCATCAATTAAATAAAGAAGCTAATTTTGGACCGATTAATAATAAGAGGCAATTTGAAAACATTAAAGATTTGATTAACAGAATAAAAAGTAGTAACGCAAAAATGATTGAGTTAGGCAAAAAACTTGAACCCGAGAATTGGGACAATGGTTATTATTTAAGACCAATTATTGTGACAAACCCGGAACCAGATGATGAAATTGTTCGATGCGAACAGTTTGGCCCAATCATCCCGATTATCTCCTATGAAAGTGAAGAAGAAGTAATCAGAATGGTTAATGACACCGAGTATGGATTAGGCTCATCGATATGGTCAACCGATGAGGAAAAAGCTTTGAAGATCGCAAGGGAAATTGAAGCAGGAATGACGTTCATAAATGGTGCGGGACAAACTTCATTAGGTTATAAATATATGCCATTCGGTGGAATAAAGCAAAGTGGTATCGGTAGAGAAAATTCCAAGATGGCTTTTGATGAATATATTGAGATTCATGCAATTAATCTGCACAAAAGAGAATAA
- a CDS encoding TRAP transporter permease gives MNNTEENFKKDLNLEKVEEIEFQKYRKFEGSFLKTLLSTNLALIPIVGILYILGIHQKLGLSIYTEQYIGIFLGLVLCAVYLSVPATKRASKTKIPWYDWILAALGLNAGLYILFFYPTIVMGMGTVTTNRFILSVMAVLLIMEAIRRLLGKGLLIVVLVFLFYGYFAPYFPGIFKGSSTPVDQLFNYMYLDSNSLLNLLAIAATIALSFIFFGQILLYFGGADILNNFAISAFGRFRGGPAKGSILGSSLVGTITGGPVANVILTGSVTIPLMKKSGYSSEEAGAVESVASTGGQIMPPVMGVAAFIIAETLGVPYADVALAALIPALFFYLCLFFQVDFIAGKKGIKRMEKKDIPLMVNVLKKGWMVIPTLASLIYLLFFLGYSPQISGLYASVVGIVFLSFQKEIRKKMIKLFPVIFIDTGKVMLEIGIVLSAAGLIVGITGITGLGFNLGLILTSLAEYGLFFLLVASAIVSIILGMGMPSVAAYALVAVLVAPTLVELGIDPLAAHLFVFYFAILSNFTPPVAMACFTAAPIAKADPTKIGFQAMRLGVIGYIVPFLFVYAPELLLRYNNPAPWLETITTIGTALIACYLLAMAFEGYLFQALTPIKRVIIFILAGCLFVPISVWEYSWILNSVAFVSSIIFIVKEWRIRNKMKESAFSLLHAK, from the coding sequence ATGAATAATACGGAAGAAAATTTTAAAAAGGATTTGAATTTGGAAAAGGTTGAAGAAATAGAGTTTCAAAAGTACAGAAAGTTCGAAGGTTCATTTCTTAAGACTTTACTGAGTACTAACTTGGCTTTAATACCCATAGTAGGTATTTTGTACATTTTAGGAATTCACCAAAAGCTAGGATTAAGTATTTATACCGAACAATATATTGGTATATTTCTTGGCCTAGTTTTATGTGCTGTTTACTTAAGTGTACCCGCAACTAAAAGGGCCTCTAAAACAAAGATTCCTTGGTATGATTGGATTTTGGCTGCATTAGGATTGAATGCAGGGTTATATATATTATTTTTTTATCCAACCATTGTCATGGGAATGGGTACAGTAACGACAAATCGTTTTATTCTAAGTGTAATGGCTGTTTTGTTAATCATGGAGGCGATAAGGAGATTACTAGGTAAAGGATTACTTATCGTTGTTCTTGTATTTTTATTTTACGGATACTTTGCACCTTATTTCCCAGGAATATTTAAAGGGTCATCCACTCCTGTGGATCAGTTGTTTAACTATATGTATCTTGATTCAAATAGTTTATTAAATTTATTAGCAATCGCTGCAACGATCGCATTAAGTTTCATATTCTTTGGGCAAATTTTATTATATTTTGGTGGAGCAGATATTCTAAATAACTTTGCTATTTCCGCATTTGGTCGTTTTCGTGGTGGCCCTGCGAAAGGTTCAATATTAGGTTCTAGTTTGGTAGGTACCATTACGGGTGGTCCGGTAGCAAACGTAATTTTAACAGGTTCCGTGACAATCCCCTTAATGAAAAAAAGTGGCTATTCTTCGGAAGAAGCAGGTGCAGTAGAATCTGTTGCTTCCACAGGAGGGCAAATTATGCCGCCTGTAATGGGAGTTGCTGCTTTTATTATAGCTGAAACACTAGGAGTTCCTTATGCAGACGTAGCCTTAGCAGCGTTGATACCAGCTCTCTTCTTTTATCTTTGTCTCTTTTTCCAAGTAGACTTTATTGCCGGAAAAAAGGGAATCAAAAGAATGGAGAAGAAAGATATTCCCCTCATGGTTAATGTACTTAAAAAAGGGTGGATGGTTATTCCAACTCTTGCTTCCCTTATCTACCTATTGTTTTTCTTAGGCTATTCACCGCAAATTTCAGGTTTGTATGCCTCTGTGGTCGGAATTGTTTTCTTGTCCTTTCAAAAAGAAATAAGGAAAAAAATGATTAAATTATTTCCTGTTATTTTTATTGATACCGGAAAAGTTATGTTAGAGATTGGAATTGTCCTTTCAGCTGCTGGATTAATTGTTGGAATTACTGGGATTACTGGTCTCGGATTCAACTTAGGATTAATACTTACCAGCCTTGCCGAATACGGGTTATTTTTTCTATTAGTAGCTAGCGCCATAGTTTCAATTATATTAGGAATGGGTATGCCCTCTGTTGCAGCATATGCTCTTGTAGCAGTTTTGGTCGCACCAACTCTTGTGGAGCTGGGAATTGATCCATTAGCTGCTCATTTGTTTGTTTTTTACTTTGCAATTTTGTCTAATTTCACTCCCCCTGTAGCAATGGCCTGTTTTACAGCAGCTCCAATCGCCAAAGCGGATCCAACAAAAATTGGTTTTCAAGCAATGCGGTTAGGTGTGATTGGTTATATAGTCCCTTTCCTCTTTGTCTATGCACCGGAATTGTTACTTCGCTATAACAATCCTGCGCCTTGGTTGGAAACAATCACAACAATTGGTACCGCATTAATTGCGTGTTACTTATTGGCTATGGCATTTGAAGGTTATTTGTTCCAGGCTTTAACACCAATTAAGCGAGTCATTATTTTTATATTAGCCGGTTGTTTATTTGTCCCAATATCTGTGTGGGAGTATAGCTGGATATTGAATAGCGTTGCATTTGTTTCCTCTATAATTTTCATAGTAAAAGAATGGAGAATACGAAATAAAATGAAGGAGTCTGCTTTTTCTTTATTGCATGCCAAATAA
- a CDS encoding TAXI family TRAP transporter solute-binding subunit yields the protein MRPKNVRRILVNLLTILGVLIFVAGCNENATPKSGNNTSAEDVSETSKDTTKVNRNISIGTTPVGVSYNSVGTGLAKVISTNSDVKMSVKPSNGISAWGPQLNRGEIELGVASGPDLVWAFRGENGYEPTKNMRLLVRGNYLGVTGAAVRENTSIHSIADLKGKKVAADYPGSAIAKMVLEAALTVNGLGWADVQQVPIPTTSAGIEAIQDNRVDAAFALTPTTPIAQEVHNAVGMRSVSFLDNVSVNDIDSVEQETIDNINAIVPGVRLAVIKESGYIAEDQIGLEYPSLMVASSHLSDEVAYEIMETLWMNYEELHPIHDWFTTWTPEGMFDPEPDLPYHPGAVQFFKDKGIWNDEVEKNQEILLEQAAS from the coding sequence ATGAGGCCAAAAAACGTACGGAGGATACTTGTAAACTTATTGACAATATTAGGTGTTTTAATATTTGTCGCGGGTTGCAATGAAAACGCTACACCGAAATCTGGTAATAATACGTCGGCAGAAGATGTTAGTGAAACTAGTAAAGATACAACCAAGGTTAATAGGAACATTAGTATTGGGACAACTCCGGTTGGAGTATCTTACAATTCCGTAGGTACAGGCTTGGCCAAAGTAATTAGCACCAATTCAGATGTTAAAATGTCTGTAAAACCTTCAAATGGAATTAGTGCATGGGGGCCTCAATTAAATAGGGGAGAAATCGAGTTAGGAGTTGCTTCTGGACCTGACTTAGTATGGGCATTCAGAGGAGAAAATGGTTATGAACCAACTAAAAATATGCGGTTGTTAGTGAGAGGTAACTATTTGGGTGTAACGGGGGCGGCCGTTCGAGAAAACACATCTATACACAGCATAGCGGATTTAAAAGGAAAGAAAGTCGCTGCTGATTATCCAGGATCAGCCATTGCTAAAATGGTATTAGAAGCGGCATTAACAGTTAATGGTTTAGGATGGGCTGATGTACAACAAGTTCCAATACCTACTACTTCTGCAGGAATCGAAGCCATTCAAGATAACCGAGTTGATGCGGCGTTTGCACTTACACCCACAACACCCATTGCTCAGGAAGTTCATAATGCTGTAGGTATGCGCTCAGTTTCATTTCTAGATAATGTTTCAGTAAATGATATTGACAGCGTTGAACAAGAAACAATTGATAACATCAACGCAATCGTTCCAGGCGTGAGATTAGCAGTTATAAAAGAAAGCGGATATATTGCCGAAGATCAGATCGGGTTAGAATATCCTTCACTGATGGTAGCCTCTTCACATTTATCAGATGAGGTTGCTTATGAAATAATGGAAACACTTTGGATGAATTATGAAGAACTCCATCCAATTCATGATTGGTTCACAACATGGACTCCCGAAGGAATGTTTGATCCAGAACCAGATTTACCATACCATCCTGGAGCAGTCCAGTTTTTTAAAGATAAAGGAATATGGAATGATGAAGTGGAAAAAAATCAGGAAATACTATTAGAACAGGCTGCCTCCTAA
- a CDS encoding FAD-dependent oxidoreductase has product MEKDPIIIAGAGPVGVTLAEILSSKGIPVLLFEKNDVPNREWRASTFHAGTLELLEETGLVEELIQRGLKADKVQYRDRKNGLFAEFDFAMLKDETKYPYRLQCSQATYVEVVFERLRKRPLVDIRFESEVVDFIQDDNGVTVIVKTPKGKETYRTPYLLGTDGGRSTIRKKLGVTFEGYTHEERWMLVGTTRPFDQYISDLAYVNYIADPKEFLFILRVPDAWRILFPVPPHVKDEDALNEDTIQRTMQEALNTKDYFPIVENTIYKIHQRVAGKFYENRVVLVGDAAHLNSPMGGLGLNSGIHDAVDLSKRMIRIWERTTNAKDELDMYSTVRRKVAINYVKEISEKNTSTLKEENQEQRAKLQKDMADLANDPIRAKQWMLRSAMIASVREQGIGEPPSRQTSFQS; this is encoded by the coding sequence ATGGAAAAAGATCCTATTATTATTGCTGGTGCTGGGCCAGTAGGAGTAACGTTGGCGGAAATCTTAAGTTCGAAAGGAATACCAGTCCTTCTATTTGAAAAGAATGATGTACCAAATCGAGAATGGAGAGCTTCAACATTTCATGCCGGTACATTAGAGTTGTTAGAAGAAACTGGGCTCGTTGAGGAACTCATACAACGGGGTTTAAAGGCTGATAAAGTGCAATATAGAGACCGAAAGAATGGCCTATTCGCAGAATTTGATTTTGCTATGTTGAAAGATGAAACAAAATATCCTTATCGTTTGCAATGTTCCCAAGCAACCTATGTAGAGGTTGTATTTGAAAGACTGCGGAAAAGACCTTTAGTTGATATTAGATTTGAGTCCGAAGTGGTTGATTTTATACAGGATGATAATGGTGTTACGGTCATTGTTAAAACGCCTAAAGGAAAAGAGACATATCGTACGCCATACTTGTTAGGCACAGACGGAGGTCGTAGCACGATAAGGAAGAAGTTGGGGGTTACATTCGAAGGATATACACATGAAGAGCGCTGGATGCTTGTAGGGACAACAAGACCTTTTGATCAGTATATTTCAGATCTCGCTTATGTGAATTACATTGCTGACCCCAAAGAGTTTTTATTTATTTTGCGAGTTCCCGATGCCTGGCGTATATTATTCCCGGTACCCCCTCATGTAAAAGATGAAGATGCTTTAAATGAAGATACAATTCAACGAACTATGCAAGAGGCGCTAAATACAAAAGATTACTTTCCTATTGTAGAAAATACTATTTATAAGATTCATCAAAGAGTAGCAGGAAAGTTTTATGAAAATCGGGTTGTCCTAGTTGGGGATGCAGCACATCTAAACAGCCCAATGGGCGGTTTAGGATTAAACAGCGGAATCCATGATGCTGTCGATCTTAGCAAACGCATGATAAGAATTTGGGAAAGGACAACTAATGCAAAAGATGAGTTGGACATGTATAGCACGGTACGTAGAAAAGTAGCCATTAACTATGTAAAAGAAATTAGTGAGAAAAATACCTCTACATTAAAAGAAGAAAATCAAGAACAACGTGCAAAATTACAAAAAGATATGGCTGATCTTGCAAACGATCCTATCCGTGCAAAACAATGGATGCTACGTTCAGCAATGATTGCAAGTGTTAGAGAGCAAGGAATAGGAGAACCGCCATCAAGGCAAACGAGTTTCCAGTCATGA
- a CDS encoding cupin domain-containing protein has translation MNASKEILSFNKKLEGENLGPLWSSIHQLNTIEPEAKPIPYLWKKELIERNLEEAEELLEVGAGADRRAVFLINPGMKDLKPVGWGGATQTLYAAVQAVKPGEIAPSHRHTTTALRFIMKGEGAKGRVNGEKITFEPGDFLITPSWVWHDHANEGNETVYWMDCLDSPFTKYMNVSFTEFYPEKQQKLLVPDDYSSTRYQGGMVRPISDRQPSLAPLGRYKWNQTKSGLDGLSKLNPDLFDGFAVEYINPSTGKDANNRIGSRMQKLSPGFQGKAHRHVHSNVYHVFKGTGYTVMNGVRFDWSEGDFFVIPSWIWHEHVNTSDSEEVLLFSTNDLPIMEAFDFERVEEYELNNGHQEIKEVFKPIY, from the coding sequence ATGAATGCTTCGAAAGAAATTCTTTCATTTAATAAAAAGCTAGAAGGAGAGAACCTTGGACCATTATGGTCTTCTATTCATCAATTAAATACCATTGAGCCCGAGGCAAAGCCAATTCCATATTTGTGGAAAAAAGAATTGATTGAGCGAAACTTAGAAGAAGCAGAAGAGCTTCTTGAAGTGGGTGCCGGAGCTGACCGACGTGCTGTCTTCCTAATAAATCCTGGGATGAAAGACTTGAAACCAGTTGGATGGGGAGGAGCAACACAAACACTTTATGCGGCGGTTCAAGCGGTGAAACCAGGTGAAATCGCACCTTCACATCGGCATACAACAACGGCGTTACGTTTTATTATGAAGGGAGAAGGAGCTAAAGGTCGGGTAAATGGTGAGAAAATCACGTTTGAACCAGGGGATTTCTTAATTACCCCTAGTTGGGTATGGCATGATCATGCGAATGAAGGAAATGAAACTGTGTATTGGATGGATTGTTTGGATTCACCGTTTACAAAATATATGAATGTAAGCTTTACAGAGTTTTATCCTGAAAAACAACAAAAGCTTTTAGTTCCGGATGATTATAGTTCAACGCGCTACCAAGGTGGAATGGTCCGCCCGATATCGGATCGTCAGCCAAGCCTTGCCCCCTTGGGTCGCTACAAATGGAATCAGACGAAAAGTGGCCTAGATGGATTAAGTAAGCTTAATCCAGACTTATTTGATGGATTTGCAGTGGAGTATATAAATCCTTCGACTGGTAAAGATGCAAATAACCGTATTGGCTCAAGAATGCAAAAGCTGAGTCCTGGTTTTCAAGGAAAGGCTCATCGTCATGTTCATAGCAATGTTTATCATGTTTTCAAAGGAACCGGTTACACGGTTATGAATGGCGTTCGGTTTGACTGGTCCGAAGGAGATTTTTTCGTCATCCCTTCCTGGATTTGGCATGAACACGTTAATACTTCTGATTCGGAAGAAGTGCTCCTATTTTCTACAAATGATTTGCCGATAATGGAAGCATTTGATTTTGAAAGAGTAGAAGAGTATGAACTTAATAATGGTCATCAGGAAATAAAGGAAGTATTTAAACCAATTTACTAA
- a CDS encoding fumarylacetoacetate hydrolase family protein — protein MKIAIFNESIPGIIKEDRIFDISNLIPWNSKEPQISLVKLMENYEDLKLEVDDYILKANSYPLEDVVLRPPVPKPGKIIAAPVNYYLHQDEMNEQFDNAEYTIEKLGFFLKAPSSIIGPNETVKLPYKDRRTDHEAELAFVIGRKAKDVPASEAWKYIFGYFALMDITVRGKEDRPWRKSFDTFTPIGPWIVTADEIENPNELGFKLWVNEEERHSANTRDLIYNCYQFLEAASAVMTLEPGDILTTGTPEGVGPITKGDIVRIQIDRIGEFSVSVDYK, from the coding sequence TTGAAAATTGCAATATTTAACGAATCAATTCCTGGAATTATTAAGGAGGATAGAATTTTTGATATTAGTAACCTTATACCTTGGAATTCAAAAGAACCGCAAATTTCTTTAGTTAAACTGATGGAAAACTATGAAGACTTAAAACTTGAAGTTGATGATTATATTTTGAAAGCAAACTCTTATCCATTAGAAGATGTCGTTTTAAGGCCTCCAGTTCCAAAACCGGGAAAAATTATTGCAGCTCCAGTTAATTATTACTTACATCAAGACGAAATGAATGAACAATTTGACAATGCTGAATATACGATAGAAAAACTTGGCTTCTTCTTAAAAGCTCCGTCCTCTATTATCGGACCTAATGAAACTGTTAAACTTCCCTATAAAGATAGAAGGACGGACCATGAGGCTGAGTTAGCTTTTGTGATTGGCAGAAAGGCTAAAGACGTTCCTGCTTCAGAAGCATGGAAGTATATTTTTGGTTACTTTGCTTTAATGGATATTACTGTAAGAGGAAAAGAAGATCGACCTTGGAGAAAATCATTTGATACATTTACGCCTATTGGCCCTTGGATTGTAACAGCTGATGAAATAGAAAATCCAAATGAGCTCGGTTTTAAGCTTTGGGTAAATGAGGAAGAACGTCATTCAGCGAATACAAGGGATTTGATTTATAATTGCTATCAATTTTTAGAAGCGGCGTCCGCAGTCATGACACTGGAACCGGGAGACATTCTTACTACGGGAACGCCTGAGGGAGTTGGGCCAATCACAAAGGGAGATATAGTCCGAATTCAGATAGATCGAATAGGGGAATTTTCTGTTTCAGTTGACTATAAATAA